From the Desulfonatronum thiosulfatophilum genome, one window contains:
- a CDS encoding aminotransferase class I/II-fold pyridoxal phosphate-dependent enzyme — MEQFPRVQRLPPYVFAVVNELKARMRHQGEDIIDLGMGNPDLATPKHIVDKLCEAAQKATNHRYSASKGIPKLRLAICDWYWRRFGVELNPDQEAVATLGAKEGLAHLAMVMLSPGDVVFAQDPTYPIHPFSAIIAGADVRRIPIGRDRDFFEDLMVATRQTWPQPKVLIISYPHNPTTECVDLAFFEKIVDFAKEHKMYVIHDLAYADLTFDGYQAPSFLQAKGAKDVGVEFFSLSKSYSMAGWRVGFCVGNRDMVQALTRIKSYLDYGMFQPVQIAAIIALNGPQDCVEEIVTTYKDRRDALIEGLHRIGWDVPSPKGTMFVWAQIPEEFRKMGSVEFSKLLLREGKVAVSPGLGFGNYGDDHVRFALVENRHRINQAIRGLRKVITGESCPES; from the coding sequence ATGGAACAATTTCCTCGCGTACAGAGACTGCCCCCTTATGTTTTCGCAGTGGTCAACGAACTCAAGGCCCGAATGCGTCACCAAGGGGAGGACATCATTGACCTTGGGATGGGCAATCCGGATCTGGCTACGCCCAAGCACATCGTGGACAAACTCTGCGAAGCCGCGCAGAAGGCCACAAACCACCGCTATTCCGCATCCAAGGGCATTCCCAAGCTCCGCCTGGCTATTTGCGACTGGTATTGGCGCAGGTTCGGCGTCGAACTCAACCCGGATCAGGAAGCCGTGGCCACTCTCGGCGCCAAGGAAGGTCTTGCCCACCTGGCCATGGTCATGCTCAGTCCCGGCGACGTGGTTTTCGCCCAGGATCCGACATATCCCATCCATCCCTTTTCAGCGATCATTGCCGGTGCGGATGTCCGTAGAATTCCCATCGGACGGGATCGCGACTTTTTCGAGGACTTGATGGTGGCCACACGGCAAACCTGGCCGCAACCCAAGGTGCTGATCATCTCCTATCCCCACAACCCCACCACCGAATGCGTGGATCTGGCTTTCTTTGAAAAGATCGTGGACTTTGCCAAGGAACATAAGATGTACGTCATCCACGATCTGGCTTATGCCGACCTGACCTTTGACGGCTACCAGGCGCCCAGCTTTCTGCAGGCCAAGGGCGCCAAGGACGTGGGCGTGGAATTCTTTTCCTTGTCCAAGAGCTATTCCATGGCCGGCTGGCGGGTGGGCTTCTGCGTGGGCAACCGGGACATGGTCCAGGCGTTGACCCGCATCAAGAGCTACCTGGACTACGGCATGTTCCAGCCCGTCCAGATCGCCGCGATCATTGCCCTCAACGGCCCCCAGGATTGCGTCGAGGAAATCGTCACCACCTACAAGGATCGACGCGACGCCTTGATCGAAGGTCTGCACCGCATCGGCTGGGATGTCCCCTCCCCCAAGGGAACAATGTTCGTTTGGGCTCAGATTCCCGAAGAGTTCCGCAAAATGGGATCGGTCGAGTTTTCCAAGCTTCTGTTGCGAGAAGGCAAGGTGGCCGTTTCCCCTGGCTTGGGCTTCGGAAACTACGGCGACGATCATGTCCGGTTCGCCCTGGTGGAAAACCGGCACCGCATCAATCAGGCAATCCGCGGGTTGCGCAAGGTCATTACGGGGGAATCATGTCCGGAGAGTTGA
- a CDS encoding homoserine dehydrogenase has product MSGELIRLGLAGLGTVGTGLAKILASNADWIERRLGRRVEIKTALVRDPSKKRDLPENADIRLTSDVQDLLGDPELDIIVELMGGQDTAYELITGALRSGRHVVTANKALLAHQGNELFALAAENQVGLGYEASIAGGIPIVQTLKEGLAGNQIKVLTGILNGTANFILSEMTSRGLDFQSALHQAQVKGYAEADPTLDIEGMDAAHKLILLIRLAHGQDYPLSRLPVTGITHVDPQDIAFADEFGYRIKLIAQVRETNGLLDAGVFTALVRRESILGKVDGAFNAILLDGDAVGPIMLYGQGAGDLPTGSAVLADIMNLARNGRTPNNTGFQNAMLPMASILAPELVSSRHYFRFSVLDRPGVLASIAGVLGQRNISIAQVVQKGSPAGRSVPVVFVTHKAQAQDVQAAIREIDNQSFIAAPTVHHRILSSPA; this is encoded by the coding sequence ATGTCCGGAGAGTTGATCCGTCTGGGGCTTGCAGGCCTGGGCACCGTGGGAACGGGGCTGGCCAAGATTCTCGCCTCCAACGCAGACTGGATCGAACGGCGCCTCGGACGGCGCGTGGAGATCAAGACGGCCCTGGTTCGCGACCCGTCCAAGAAACGCGATCTCCCCGAAAATGCAGACATCAGGCTGACCTCCGACGTCCAGGATCTGCTCGGGGATCCGGAATTGGACATCATCGTGGAATTGATGGGCGGCCAGGATACGGCTTACGAGTTGATTACCGGCGCATTGCGTTCCGGGCGGCATGTGGTCACGGCCAACAAAGCCCTGCTGGCCCATCAGGGCAACGAACTCTTTGCCTTGGCTGCCGAAAACCAGGTCGGGCTCGGCTATGAAGCCAGCATCGCCGGGGGCATCCCCATTGTCCAGACGCTCAAGGAAGGGCTTGCCGGCAACCAAATCAAAGTCCTGACGGGCATACTCAACGGCACGGCCAACTTCATCCTTTCCGAAATGACCTCCCGGGGGCTGGATTTCCAGTCCGCGTTGCATCAGGCCCAGGTCAAGGGGTATGCCGAAGCCGATCCGACTCTGGACATTGAGGGCATGGACGCAGCCCACAAGCTGATCCTGCTGATCCGTCTGGCTCACGGCCAGGACTACCCGCTGTCCAGGCTGCCGGTGACGGGCATCACTCATGTTGATCCCCAAGATATCGCATTTGCCGACGAATTCGGCTACCGCATCAAGCTCATTGCCCAGGTCCGGGAAACCAATGGTCTCCTGGACGCCGGGGTTTTCACCGCCCTTGTCCGCCGGGAATCCATTCTGGGCAAAGTGGATGGAGCCTTCAACGCCATCTTACTGGACGGCGACGCAGTGGGACCGATCATGCTCTACGGCCAGGGCGCCGGCGACCTGCCCACCGGCAGCGCCGTACTGGCGGACATCATGAACCTGGCGCGCAACGGCCGCACCCCGAACAATACCGGCTTCCAGAACGCAATGCTGCCCATGGCCAGCATCCTCGCCCCGGAACTGGTCAGCTCCCGCCATTACTTCCGCTTTTCGGTACTTGACCGCCCCGGGGTCCTGGCGAGCATTGCCGGAGTCCTTGGGCAGCGCAACATCAGCATTGCCCAGGTCGTCCAGAAAGGCTCCCCCGCCGGCCGCAGCGTGCCCGTGGTCTTCGTCACCCACAAGGCTCAGGCCCAGGATGTCCAGGCGGCCATCCGCGAAATCGACAACCAGAGCTTTATCGCCGCGCCCACGGTGCATCACAGAATACTCTCATCTCCGGCATGA